One Megasphaera elsdenii DSM 20460 genomic window carries:
- a CDS encoding 2-hydroxyacyl-CoA dehydratase subunit D — MSEEKTVDIESMSSKEALGYFLPKVDEDARKAKKEGRLVCWSASVAPPEFCTAMDIAIVYPETHAAGIGARHGAPAMLEVAENKGYNQDICSYCRVNMGYMELLKQQALTGETPEVLKNSPASPIPLPDVVLTCNNICNTLLKWYENLAKELNVPLINIDVPFNHEFPVTKHAKQYIVGEFKHAIKQLEDLCGRPFDYDKFFEVQKQTQRSIAAWNKIATYFQYKPSPLNGFDLFNYMGLAVAARSLNYSEITFNKFLKELDEKVANKKWAFGENEKSRVTWEGIAVWIALGHTFKELKGQGALMTGSAYPGMWDVSYEPGDLESMAEAYSRTYINCCLEQRGAVLEKVVRDGKCDGLIMHQNRSCKNMSLLNNEGGQRIQKNLGVPYVIFDGDQTDARNFSEAQFDTRVEALAEMMADKKANEGGNH, encoded by the coding sequence ATGAGTGAAGAAAAAACAGTAGATATTGAAAGCATGAGCTCCAAGGAAGCCCTTGGTTACTTCTTGCCGAAAGTCGATGAAGACGCACGTAAAGCGAAAAAAGAAGGCCGCCTCGTTTGCTGGTCCGCTTCTGTCGCTCCTCCGGAATTCTGCACGGCTATGGACATCGCCATCGTCTATCCGGAAACTCACGCAGCTGGTATCGGTGCCCGTCACGGTGCTCCGGCCATGCTCGAAGTTGCTGAAAACAAAGGTTACAACCAGGACATCTGTTCCTACTGCCGCGTCAACATGGGCTACATGGAACTCCTCAAACAGCAGGCTCTGACAGGCGAAACGCCGGAAGTCCTCAAAAACTCCCCGGCTTCTCCGATTCCCCTTCCGGATGTTGTCCTCACTTGCAACAACATCTGCAATACCTTGCTCAAATGGTATGAAAACTTGGCTAAAGAATTGAACGTACCTCTCATCAACATCGACGTACCGTTCAACCATGAATTCCCTGTTACGAAACACGCTAAACAGTACATCGTCGGCGAATTCAAACATGCTATCAAACAGCTCGAAGACCTTTGCGGCCGTCCCTTCGACTATGACAAATTCTTCGAAGTACAGAAACAGACACAGCGCTCCATCGCTGCCTGGAACAAAATCGCTACGTACTTCCAGTACAAACCGTCGCCGCTCAACGGCTTCGACCTCTTCAACTACATGGGCCTCGCCGTTGCTGCCCGCTCCTTGAACTACTCGGAAATCACGTTCAACAAATTCCTCAAAGAATTGGACGAAAAAGTAGCTAATAAGAAATGGGCTTTCGGTGAAAACGAAAAATCCCGTGTTACTTGGGAAGGTATCGCTGTCTGGATCGCTCTCGGCCACACCTTCAAAGAACTCAAAGGTCAGGGCGCTCTCATGACTGGTTCCGCTTATCCTGGCATGTGGGACGTTTCCTACGAACCGGGCGACCTCGAATCCATGGCAGAAGCTTATTCCCGTACATACATCAACTGCTGCCTCGAACAGCGCGGTGCTGTTCTTGAAAAAGTTGTCCGCGATGGCAAATGCGACGGCTTGATCATGCACCAGAACCGTTCCTGCAAGAACATGAGCCTCCTCAACAACGAAGGCGGCCAGCGCATCCAGAAGAACCTCGGCGTACCGTACGTCATCTTCGACGGCGACCAGACCGATGCTCGTAACTTCTCGGAAGCACAGTTCGATACCCGCGTAGAAGCTTTGGCAGAAATGATGGCAGACAAAAAAGCCAATGAAGGAGGAAACCACTAA
- the pct gene encoding propanoyl-CoA transferase Pct, whose product MRKVEIITAEQAAQLVKDNDTITSIGFVSSAHPEALTKALEKRFLDTNTPQNLTYIYAGSQGKRDGRAAEHLAHTGLLKRAIIGHWQTVPAIGKLAVENKIEAYNFSQGTLVHWFRALAGHKLGVFTDIGLETFLDPRQLGGKLNDVTKEDLVKLIEVDGHEQLFYPTFPVNVAFLRGTYADESGNITMDEEIGPFESTSVAQAVHNCGGKVVVQVKDVVAHGSLDPRMVKIPGIYVDYVVVAAPEDHQQTYDCEYDPSLSGEHRAPEGATDAALPMSAKKIIGRRGALELTENAVVNLGVGAPEYVASVAGEEGIADTITLTVEGGAIGGVPQGGARFGSSRNADAIIDHTYQFDFYDGGGLDIAYLGLAQCDGSGNINVSKFGTNVAGCGGFPNISQQTPNVYFCGTFTAGGLKIAVEDGKVKILQEGKAKKFIKAVDQITFNGSYAARNGKHVLYITERCVFELTKEGLKLIEVAPGIDIEKDILAHMDFKPIIDNPKLMDARLFQDGPMGLKK is encoded by the coding sequence ATGAGAAAAGTAGAAATCATTACAGCTGAACAAGCAGCTCAGCTCGTAAAAGACAACGACACGATTACGTCTATCGGCTTTGTCAGCAGCGCCCATCCGGAAGCACTGACCAAAGCTTTGGAAAAACGGTTCCTGGACACGAACACCCCGCAGAACTTGACCTACATCTATGCAGGCTCTCAGGGCAAACGCGATGGCCGTGCCGCTGAACATCTGGCACACACAGGCCTTTTGAAACGCGCCATCATCGGTCACTGGCAGACTGTACCGGCTATCGGTAAACTGGCTGTCGAAAACAAGATTGAAGCTTACAACTTCTCGCAGGGCACGTTGGTCCACTGGTTCCGCGCCTTGGCAGGTCATAAGCTCGGCGTCTTCACCGACATCGGTCTGGAAACTTTCCTCGATCCCCGTCAGCTCGGCGGCAAGCTCAATGACGTAACCAAAGAAGACCTCGTCAAACTGATCGAAGTCGATGGTCATGAACAGCTTTTCTACCCGACCTTCCCGGTCAACGTAGCTTTCCTCCGCGGTACGTATGCTGATGAATCCGGCAATATCACCATGGACGAAGAAATCGGGCCTTTCGAAAGCACTTCCGTAGCCCAGGCCGTTCACAACTGTGGCGGTAAAGTCGTCGTCCAGGTCAAAGACGTCGTCGCTCACGGCAGCCTCGACCCGCGCATGGTCAAGATCCCTGGCATCTATGTCGACTACGTCGTCGTAGCAGCTCCGGAAGACCATCAGCAGACGTATGACTGCGAATACGATCCGTCCCTCAGCGGTGAACATCGTGCTCCTGAAGGCGCTACCGATGCAGCTCTCCCCATGAGCGCTAAGAAAATCATCGGCCGCCGCGGCGCTTTGGAATTGACTGAAAACGCTGTCGTCAACCTCGGCGTCGGTGCTCCGGAATACGTTGCTTCTGTTGCCGGTGAAGAAGGTATCGCCGATACCATTACCCTGACCGTCGAAGGTGGCGCCATCGGTGGCGTACCGCAGGGCGGTGCCCGCTTCGGTTCGTCCCGCAATGCCGATGCCATCATCGACCACACCTATCAGTTCGACTTCTACGATGGCGGCGGTCTGGACATCGCTTACCTCGGCCTGGCCCAGTGCGATGGCTCGGGCAACATCAACGTCAGCAAGTTCGGTACTAACGTTGCCGGCTGCGGCGGTTTCCCCAACATTTCCCAGCAGACACCGAATGTTTACTTCTGCGGCACCTTCACGGCTGGCGGCTTGAAAATCGCTGTCGAAGACGGCAAAGTCAAGATCCTCCAGGAAGGCAAAGCCAAGAAGTTCATCAAAGCTGTCGACCAGATCACTTTCAACGGTTCCTATGCAGCCCGCAACGGCAAACACGTTCTCTACATCACAGAACGCTGCGTATTTGAACTGACCAAAGAAGGCTTGAAACTCATCGAAGTCGCACCGGGCATCGATATTGAAAAAGATATCCTCGCTCACATGGACTTCAAGCCGATCATTGATAATCCGAAACTCATGGATGCCCGCCTCTTCCAGGACGGTCCCATGGGACTGAAAAAATAA
- a CDS encoding L-lactate permease — protein sequence MVFLLALSPILWLIISLGFLKMQSFKACPIALIISFAVALAWYHMPGMDAATAALEGVALACWPILLVIIAAIFTYNLTLYTKSMDIVKHMLTTVSKDRRVLALLIGWGFGAFMEGMAGFGTAIAIPASMLVAMGFDPIKAILVCLVANSVPTTYGSIGIPASTLANLTGIDPVQLSTYISLQLLPLNILCPFIIVAIVGGSLKALKGVFMITLLSALGLAVPELIVSSFVGPELAVMGASIVIMALIVVYSHFRPVNDPEYAMDINPAHVPLRGGLLACLPFILIFVFLLLTSKLVPFIHAPLMAIKSSVLIYTGQGGVPYTFIWVNTPGILILLAAFISGKAQSARFSEMFFVLLNTIKGLRNTIITIIAVIATAKVMGYSGMTSDIARTAVEATGMMYPAIAPLIGSVGTFITGSGTSSNVLFGNLQTDAAAAINANKAWLAAANSAGTCAGKMISPQSIAIAVGAISLTGKDNEILQAIMKVYVPYIILLGAIVYFGQVLVG from the coding sequence ATGGTATTTTTATTGGCACTGTCACCGATTCTGTGGCTCATCATCTCGCTGGGCTTCTTGAAGATGCAAAGCTTCAAGGCTTGTCCGATTGCACTCATCATTTCTTTTGCTGTCGCCCTGGCTTGGTATCATATGCCTGGCATGGATGCCGCTACGGCTGCTCTGGAAGGCGTGGCCCTGGCATGCTGGCCTATCTTGCTGGTCATCATCGCCGCTATCTTTACGTATAATCTGACGCTGTACACCAAGAGCATGGACATCGTCAAGCACATGTTGACGACGGTCAGCAAGGACCGCCGCGTCCTGGCCCTGCTCATCGGCTGGGGCTTCGGTGCCTTCATGGAAGGCATGGCCGGCTTTGGTACGGCTATCGCTATCCCGGCCTCGATGTTGGTTGCCATGGGTTTCGACCCGATCAAGGCCATCCTGGTCTGCCTGGTCGCTAACTCCGTTCCTACGACGTATGGTTCCATTGGTATTCCGGCCAGCACTTTGGCTAACTTGACAGGTATCGATCCGGTACAGCTGTCGACATACATCAGCTTGCAGCTCTTGCCGCTCAATATCCTTTGCCCGTTCATCATCGTCGCCATCGTCGGCGGATCGCTGAAAGCCCTCAAAGGCGTCTTCATGATCACCCTGCTTTCGGCCCTGGGTCTGGCTGTGCCGGAACTCATCGTTTCGTCTTTTGTCGGCCCGGAACTGGCTGTCATGGGTGCGTCCATTGTCATCATGGCCCTCATCGTCGTCTATTCCCATTTCCGTCCTGTCAATGATCCGGAATATGCCATGGACATCAACCCGGCTCACGTACCGCTCCGCGGCGGTCTGCTGGCTTGCCTGCCCTTCATCTTGATCTTCGTCTTCTTACTGTTGACGTCGAAACTCGTTCCTTTCATCCATGCTCCGCTCATGGCTATTAAATCGTCGGTCCTCATCTATACCGGTCAGGGCGGCGTACCTTATACCTTCATCTGGGTCAATACACCGGGTATCCTCATTCTCCTGGCTGCCTTCATCAGCGGCAAAGCCCAGTCGGCCCGCTTCAGTGAAATGTTCTTCGTCTTGCTGAACACCATCAAAGGCCTCCGCAATACGATCATCACCATCATTGCCGTCATCGCTACGGCGAAAGTCATGGGCTACAGCGGCATGACATCGGATATCGCCCGCACGGCTGTCGAAGCGACGGGTATGATGTATCCGGCCATTGCACCGCTCATCGGCTCTGTCGGCACGTTCATCACCGGTTCCGGTACGTCCAGTAACGTCCTCTTCGGCAACCTCCAGACCGATGCTGCTGCCGCCATCAATGCCAATAAAGCCTGGCTGGCCGCTGCCAACTCGGCTGGTACCTGCGCGGGCAAGATGATTTCGCCGCAAAGTATCGCCATTGCCGTCGGGGCCATCTCCCTGACCGGCAAGGATAACGAAATCCTTCAGGCAATCATGAAAGTCTATGTACCATATATCATCCTCTTAGGGGCCATCGTCTACTTCGGACAGGTCCTGGTAGGGTAG
- a CDS encoding mechanosensitive ion channel family protein produces MNIAENTADTAQQAAHVVQADVQNQVTQSVTTLDQFKEFLLNHGPDVIYAIVIFIVGRYVARGFKNLAVRMMTHANYDHTVITFVSQLIYYAIMALVLLSALNKAGIPTNSFLAAFGAFGLAVGLALQNNLSNFASGLLILIFKPFKAGDWIAVGGVEGSVKGIQMMNTAITTKDNKTIFIPNSIITSSQVTNSSYQEDRYITFFFDIGYQNDHHKAIALLKQVFQEDKRILNADTLEIGIREFAENSVRIAAFPRVAKADYYPVYYDIMSKVKDTFDANGIDIPYPQRVVYVQREGK; encoded by the coding sequence ATGAATATTGCTGAAAATACGGCTGATACGGCACAGCAGGCGGCCCATGTCGTCCAGGCCGATGTCCAGAATCAGGTCACGCAGAGCGTCACGACGCTGGACCAGTTCAAGGAATTTTTGCTCAATCACGGCCCGGATGTCATCTATGCCATTGTCATCTTCATCGTTGGCCGCTACGTGGCCAGAGGGTTCAAGAACTTGGCTGTCCGCATGATGACTCATGCCAATTACGACCATACGGTCATCACCTTTGTCAGCCAGCTGATTTATTATGCCATCATGGCCCTGGTCCTGCTGTCGGCACTGAATAAGGCGGGGATTCCGACGAATTCCTTCCTGGCCGCTTTCGGTGCCTTCGGCCTGGCTGTCGGCCTGGCGTTACAGAACAATCTGTCGAATTTTGCTTCAGGCCTTTTGATCCTGATCTTCAAGCCTTTCAAAGCCGGTGATTGGATTGCCGTCGGCGGCGTAGAAGGCAGCGTCAAAGGGATACAGATGATGAATACGGCCATTACGACCAAGGACAATAAGACCATTTTCATCCCGAATTCTATCATCACGTCGTCCCAGGTAACCAATAGCTCTTACCAGGAAGATCGTTACATTACTTTTTTCTTCGATATCGGTTATCAGAATGACCACCATAAAGCCATTGCCTTGCTGAAACAGGTCTTTCAAGAAGATAAAAGGATCCTCAATGCCGATACCCTGGAAATCGGTATCCGTGAATTTGCAGAGAACTCCGTCCGCATCGCCGCCTTTCCCAGGGTTGCCAAGGCGGATTACTATCCCGTCTACTACGATATCATGTCTAAAGTCAAGGACACCTTCGATGCCAATGGCATCGATATCCCTTATCCCCAGCGCGTCGTTTACGTACAGCGGGAAGGGAAGTAG
- a CDS encoding VOC family protein, which yields MKPMRLHHVGIVLPTLEKAHEFMQNNGLEIDYAGYVDAYQADLIFTKFGEFASPIEMIIPHSGVLTQFNGGRGGIAHIAFEVDDVEAVRQEMEADCPGCMLEKKAVQGTDDIIVNFRRPTTNQGILVEYVQTTAPITGRGENPFVKNLGPEKGKLNETWHPMRLHHIGIVLPTLEKAHEFIKTNGLEVDYSGFVDAYHADLIFTKKGENSTPIEFIIPREGVLKDFNHGRGGIAHIAFEVDDVEKVRQIMESQKPGCMLEKKAVRGTDDIIVNFRRPSTDAGILVEYVQTVAPINRSNPNPFND from the coding sequence ATGAAACCAATGAGACTACATCACGTAGGCATTGTCCTGCCGACCTTAGAAAAAGCCCATGAATTCATGCAGAATAATGGACTTGAAATCGACTATGCCGGCTATGTCGATGCTTACCAGGCTGATCTCATTTTCACTAAGTTTGGTGAATTTGCCAGCCCGATTGAAATGATTATCCCGCACTCCGGTGTGCTTACCCAATTCAATGGTGGCCGCGGCGGCATTGCCCACATCGCCTTCGAAGTGGACGATGTCGAAGCTGTCCGCCAGGAAATGGAAGCAGATTGTCCGGGATGCATGTTAGAAAAGAAAGCTGTCCAGGGTACGGACGACATTATCGTCAACTTCCGCCGCCCGACAACCAACCAGGGTATCCTCGTTGAATATGTTCAGACGACAGCACCTATCACCGGCCGCGGCGAAAATCCTTTCGTTAAGAATCTCGGCCCGGAAAAAGGGAAGCTCAACGAAACATGGCATCCCATGCGCCTGCACCATATCGGCATCGTCTTGCCGACCTTGGAAAAGGCCCATGAATTCATCAAGACCAATGGTCTGGAAGTGGATTATTCCGGTTTCGTCGACGCCTACCATGCGGATCTCATTTTCACTAAAAAAGGTGAAAACAGTACGCCTATCGAATTCATTATTCCCCGTGAAGGGGTCCTCAAAGATTTCAATCATGGCAGGGGAGGTATCGCTCATATCGCCTTTGAAGTGGATGATGTCGAAAAGGTACGTCAGATTATGGAAAGCCAGAAGCCTGGTTGCATGCTCGAAAAGAAAGCCGTCCGGGGAACGGACGATATCATCGTCAACTTCCGCCGTCCCAGCACGGACGCCGGCATCCTCGTCGAATATGTCCAGACCGTAGCTCCCATCAATCGCAGCAATCCCAACCCTTTTAATGATTGA
- a CDS encoding acyl-CoA dehydratase activase, whose protein sequence is MYTLGIDVGSSSSKAVILEDGKKIVAHAVVEIGTGSTGPERVLDEVFKDTNLKIEDMANIIATGYGRFNVDCAKGEVSEITCHAKGALFECPGTTTILDIGGQDVKSIKLNGQGLVMQFAMNDKCAAGTGRFLDVMSKVLEIPMSEMGDWYFKSKHPAAVSSTCTVFAESEVISLLSKNVPKEDIVAGVHQSIAAKACALVRRVGVGEDLTMTGGGSRDPGVVDAVSKELGIPVRVALHPQAVGALGAALIAYDKIKK, encoded by the coding sequence GTGTATACTCTCGGAATCGACGTTGGTTCTTCTTCTTCCAAGGCAGTCATCCTGGAAGATGGCAAGAAGATCGTCGCCCATGCCGTCGTTGAAATCGGCACCGGTTCGACCGGTCCGGAACGCGTCCTGGACGAAGTCTTCAAAGATACCAACTTAAAAATTGAAGACATGGCGAACATCATCGCCACAGGCTATGGCCGTTTCAATGTCGACTGCGCCAAAGGCGAAGTCAGCGAAATCACGTGCCATGCCAAAGGGGCCCTCTTTGAATGCCCCGGTACGACGACCATCCTCGATATCGGCGGTCAGGACGTCAAGTCCATCAAATTGAATGGCCAGGGCCTGGTCATGCAGTTTGCCATGAACGACAAATGCGCCGCTGGTACGGGCCGTTTCCTCGACGTCATGTCGAAGGTACTGGAAATCCCCATGTCTGAAATGGGGGACTGGTACTTCAAATCGAAGCATCCCGCTGCCGTCAGCAGTACCTGCACGGTTTTTGCTGAATCGGAAGTCATTTCCCTTCTTTCCAAGAATGTCCCGAAAGAAGATATCGTAGCCGGTGTCCATCAGTCCATCGCCGCCAAAGCCTGCGCTCTCGTGCGCCGCGTCGGTGTCGGTGAAGACCTGACCATGACCGGCGGTGGCTCCCGCGATCCCGGCGTCGTCGATGCCGTATCGAAAGAATTAGGTATTCCTGTCAGAGTCGCTCTGCATCCCCAAGCGGTGGGTGCTCTCGGAGCTGCTTTGATTGCTTATGATAAAATCAAGAAATAA
- a CDS encoding acyl-CoA dehydrogenase, producing MEFKLSELQQDIANLAKDFAEKKLAPTVKERDEKEVFDRAILDEMGTLGLLGIPWEEENGGVGADFLSLAVACEEVAKVDPSIALSFEVHTMLCSWPIWKFGTAEQKAKFLKPLAEGTKLGAFGLTEPNAGTDALNGSTVATKNEDGSYTLNGSKVFNTNGGEADVTVVFASTDKSKGAKGMSAFILEKGMEGFTYGKEEVKMGIRASVQRELVFQNVKVPAENLLGKEGEGFKIAMMTLDGGRVGVGAQALGIAEGAYNAAVQYAKERTQFGKPIAKFQAISFMLADMKLKIETARLAVYKAAWKMAQPDVKSYSVDAAIAKKYASDVAMQVTTDAVQVFGGYGFTREYPVERYMRDAKITQIYEGTNQVQQMVISGAILR from the coding sequence ATGGAATTCAAACTTTCTGAATTACAGCAAGATATCGCAAATCTCGCAAAAGATTTCGCAGAAAAAAAATTAGCTCCCACTGTCAAAGAACGTGACGAAAAAGAAGTTTTCGATCGTGCTATCCTTGACGAAATGGGTACTCTCGGCCTTCTCGGTATTCCCTGGGAAGAAGAAAACGGCGGCGTAGGCGCTGACTTCCTCAGCCTCGCAGTTGCTTGCGAAGAAGTAGCTAAAGTTGACCCCTCCATCGCTCTCAGCTTCGAAGTACACACCATGCTCTGCTCCTGGCCGATTTGGAAATTTGGCACAGCTGAACAGAAAGCTAAATTCCTCAAACCCCTCGCAGAAGGCACAAAACTCGGCGCTTTCGGCCTTACTGAACCGAACGCTGGTACCGACGCTTTGAACGGTTCCACCGTTGCTACGAAAAACGAAGACGGCAGCTACACCTTGAACGGCTCCAAAGTCTTCAACACCAACGGCGGCGAAGCTGACGTTACCGTCGTATTCGCTTCCACGGACAAATCCAAAGGCGCTAAAGGCATGAGCGCTTTCATCCTCGAAAAAGGTATGGAAGGCTTCACCTATGGCAAAGAAGAAGTTAAAATGGGTATCCGCGCTTCCGTACAGCGTGAACTCGTATTCCAGAACGTAAAAGTTCCGGCTGAAAACCTCCTCGGCAAAGAAGGCGAAGGCTTCAAGATCGCTATGATGACCCTCGACGGCGGCCGTGTTGGCGTTGGCGCACAGGCTCTCGGCATTGCGGAAGGCGCTTACAATGCAGCTGTTCAGTATGCTAAAGAACGTACACAGTTCGGCAAACCGATCGCTAAATTCCAGGCTATCAGCTTCATGCTCGCTGACATGAAACTCAAAATCGAAACGGCTCGCCTCGCTGTCTACAAAGCAGCTTGGAAAATGGCTCAGCCCGACGTTAAATCCTACTCCGTAGACGCAGCTATCGCTAAGAAATACGCTTCTGACGTAGCTATGCAGGTCACCACCGATGCTGTCCAGGTATTCGGCGGCTATGGCTTCACTCGCGAATACCCGGTTGAACGCTACATGCGCGACGCTAAGATCACTCAGATCTACGAAGGTACCAACCAGGTACAGCAGATGGTTATCTCCGGCGCAATCCTCAGATAA
- a CDS encoding ketopantoate reductase family protein, with product MKIMVTGIGGVGGYIASVLCANYDDVTLVARKKRKESLQTKGLVVHSDFFGHHVAHPAVTDDPSSAGIQDVIFVCVKNYSLEAALTAVLPCIGDDTIVVPVLNGFTYHDTATSIMKNGKIVDSAIYITSSYQEDYSIRQEGRFARIYIGSDDAEATKKVYDVLNHPGLTCCIAENITVEIWRKFILNCAYNVLTAYYRTSIGGALSQPQGKEEFRALLQEAYDVGKAAGVPLPDDVVDDQYRRILGSDDMDATSSLKRDIAAGHQSELDTFSGALIRLAHQYGVPVPISEKCYQALV from the coding sequence ATGAAAATTATGGTTACTGGCATTGGCGGCGTCGGGGGATATATCGCGTCCGTCCTCTGTGCCAATTATGATGATGTGACACTCGTTGCCCGGAAAAAGCGCAAAGAATCGCTCCAGACGAAGGGCCTCGTCGTCCACAGCGACTTCTTCGGCCACCACGTCGCCCACCCGGCTGTCACCGATGATCCATCTTCGGCAGGCATACAGGATGTGATTTTCGTCTGCGTCAAGAATTATTCCCTGGAAGCAGCCCTGACAGCGGTCCTGCCCTGCATCGGTGACGATACGATCGTCGTCCCCGTCCTCAATGGCTTCACCTATCACGATACGGCTACATCCATCATGAAGAACGGGAAAATCGTTGACTCAGCCATTTACATCACATCGTCTTATCAAGAAGACTATTCCATCCGCCAGGAAGGGCGCTTCGCCCGTATCTACATCGGATCCGATGACGCTGAAGCGACGAAGAAGGTCTACGATGTCCTAAATCATCCGGGCCTGACTTGCTGCATCGCAGAGAACATCACCGTCGAAATATGGCGCAAATTCATCCTCAACTGCGCTTACAACGTCCTGACGGCATATTACCGGACATCTATCGGCGGAGCCCTCTCCCAGCCCCAGGGCAAGGAAGAATTCCGGGCCCTCCTGCAGGAAGCCTATGACGTCGGCAAGGCTGCCGGCGTTCCCCTGCCCGATGACGTCGTCGACGACCAGTACCGGCGCATCCTGGGCAGCGACGACATGGACGCCACGAGCTCCCTCAAACGAGACATCGCTGCCGGTCACCAGAGCGAACTGGATACCTTCAGCGGCGCCCTCATCCGCCTGGCCCATCAGTATGGCGTGCCCGTCCCCATATCGGAAAAGTGCTATCAAGCCTTGGTGTAA
- a CDS encoding 2-hydroxyacyl-CoA dehydratase subunit D produces MSQIDELISKLQEVSNHPQKTVLNYKKQGKGLVGMMPYYAPEEIVYAAGYLPVGMFGSQNPQISAARTYLPPFACSLMQADMELQLNGTYDCLDAVIFSVPCDTLRCMSQKWHGKAPVIVFTQPQNRKIRPAVDFLKAEYEHVRTELERILNVKISDLAIQEAIKVYNENRQVMREFCDVAAQYPQIFTPVKRHDVIKARWFMDKAEHTALVRELIDAVKKEPVQPWNGKKVILSGIMAEPDEFLDIFSEFNIAVVADDLAQESRQFRTDVPSGIDPLEQLAQQWQDFDGCPLALNEDKPRGQMLIDMTKKYNADAVVICMMRFCDPEEFDYPIYKPEFEAAGVRYTVLDLDIESPSLEQLRTRIQAFSEIL; encoded by the coding sequence ATGAGTCAGATCGACGAACTTATCAGCAAATTACAGGAAGTATCCAACCATCCCCAGAAGACGGTTTTGAATTATAAAAAACAGGGTAAAGGCCTCGTAGGCATGATGCCCTACTACGCTCCGGAAGAAATCGTATATGCTGCAGGCTACCTCCCGGTAGGCATGTTCGGTTCCCAGAACCCGCAGATCTCCGCAGCTCGTACGTACCTTCCTCCGTTCGCTTGCTCCTTGATGCAGGCTGACATGGAACTCCAGCTCAACGGCACCTATGACTGCCTCGACGCTGTTATCTTCTCCGTTCCTTGCGACACTCTCCGCTGCATGAGCCAGAAATGGCACGGCAAAGCTCCGGTCATCGTCTTCACACAGCCGCAGAACCGTAAGATCCGCCCGGCTGTCGATTTCCTCAAAGCTGAATACGAACATGTCCGTACGGAATTGGAACGTATCCTCAACGTAAAAATCTCCGACCTGGCTATCCAGGAAGCTATCAAAGTATATAACGAAAACCGTCAGGTTATGCGTGAATTCTGCGACGTAGCTGCTCAGTACCCGCAGATCTTCACTCCGGTAAAACGTCATGACGTCATCAAAGCCCGCTGGTTCATGGACAAAGCTGAACACACCGCTTTGGTCCGCGAACTCATCGACGCTGTCAAGAAAGAACCGGTACAGCCGTGGAATGGCAAAAAAGTCATCCTCTCCGGTATCATGGCAGAACCGGATGAATTCCTCGATATCTTCAGCGAATTCAACATCGCTGTCGTCGCTGACGACCTCGCTCAGGAATCCCGCCAGTTCCGTACAGACGTACCGTCCGGCATCGATCCCCTCGAACAGCTCGCTCAGCAGTGGCAGGACTTCGATGGCTGCCCGCTCGCTTTGAACGAAGACAAACCGCGTGGCCAGATGCTCATCGACATGACTAAGAAATACAATGCTGACGCCGTCGTCATCTGCATGATGCGTTTCTGCGATCCTGAAGAATTCGACTATCCGATTTACAAACCGGAATTTGAAGCTGCTGGCGTTCGTTACACGGTCCTCGACCTCGACATCGAATCTCCGTCCCTCGAACAGCTCCGCACCCGTATCCAGGCTTTCTCGGAAATCCTCTAA